A region of the Argopecten irradians isolate NY chromosome 16, Ai_NY, whole genome shotgun sequence genome:
tatttttcatatttttaacttgtagtaaaatcagaagctcaaacttttcaaaggtggtaatggtgtaaagtaaataacttttgtaactgaagaaaaatactaaatcgtctgcttctatttttgatagtgaaaaaataccattcgtcagcggtggagcatctttaagaaaacaGAAATGAGTTCATATTATATGTAATTCTTAGAAAACGTTCCACAAATCAATTTAGTATCCAATTAGGAACATGTCTGACCTTGGCAATATCCTATCAAACAAGATATTATTCTAAAAAAAGTTCTTAGGTttccattttcaaaatgttcgaATGTTTTCTATAGTAGGATTCGAAActcatattaattaaaattttaaaattaatttgtaattcaaatgaatgaaaacCGTCAACTTTATAAACTAAGCTTTAGGAGGATTCACGTACATGTCATTgatgtactagacattgttcaTTCACAATGTTGAGGTAAAGTTAAGAAGTGTTTTCATATCAATTATGGTCACCGGCTTTAGTATAATTATTATgctaatacatgtttatcttcCAGTATTCTGGAAATAGTTcgttggtttttgtttttgaaatacaaatgtatccaACTAGTATGATATAAATCGCGTAGTTCCTTCGAATGGAGCATTTAATcgaaatatacaaaacactaaCAGCGAGTTATACAATACTATTTCCCATTTTTAATACCGTTTGATTTAGTTTATGCCAAGTGATTACCTACTCTTTGAGCTAGCGCAAAGTCATAACATCAGTTATTTCCAAATGAATCCCTGGTACCttaaattgaaatgtatgtGGAAATAACTATCTATGTGCACGAATAGGTCGCCAAGACATCCTTAATACGGTGTGTAGTATATATCAATTTTGAGTTCTTTGAATGCAATGCGTTTTAACGCAGTGCTATGGAAGTGAAGTGATTTGCTATTATCAATTAAACTGCAATTCATGACCTGCATTAAACATGGCCTGTTATAACTCAGAGGTGTCATGACAGTGAAGACAAAGTGACATTTATACCGTATATAGGCTGTTGTTTCATTGCAAACTTCCTCGAATAACACATCAAAACGATATGTATGGAACACTGCCAGAGAGTTCAAAGACGCTGATGAGTTATTAAACATGTTTGAATGGATAATGAACGAATGgtaatacatgtttaattaaagaAACAAATAGACCAAATAAAAGAGTAATTTTGGTAAGTAATAAGTCAGATGATGTTATCAAATTAGTTTAGATATAATTAATGCTCAGCGTTTAGAGGAAGGAATAAATGTATCCGCTGATAGAGGGCGGTCTGTTATGTATGCGTTGACAGAGGGATACACATATACGTATAGTCAAACTTAATTACAATATGATTACACTGAAGGACTCGCTATTTGAAACATCAGTGTGAAGCATTTCCCTAGTGTTTACATACACACAAGTACCTAATATGGGTCAGAATGAagaatgataaaatgatattgattgatttaacatttatttatatagtcCGAATGTTAAAAACGTTCATGTCACGAGTATAAAAACTAAGTATTAATCGTTATTAGCAAAGAATAGTTTTTACATGTGTATGCGTTGGCCAAACCAGTAGGCATTCAAGGTAGCCCCAGACATGTCTTTACAAGTATCAATAAACGCATTTGGGGTGGGAGTGGATTACGTTTGCATCTATGCCGACGTCTAATTTATACCTATACCTCTATATCACCTTTTTAATTTTCCTTCTATTATGTTGCAATACTAGTGCTAATacaaattttgaagaaagcatgaaaggACATCTGGTTTCAGGAACAAAATTGACCCCAAAAGTTCACGGTCCCTGGCGGCAGCCattttggttttcaaaatggcctgAAAATATACAACTTCTGTGACCCATATCATacgttctataccagctagacCCAAACTTTAAACGTATGCACTCATATTATTGATGCTTAGGAACATTTTGATGGCGTTTAACTTCAATGAGAAGAACCGCCATTTTTAATTTCAAGATGGTCGCCATTTTGTGAGctatatctgtataaactacTTCTAATTGATTAAGCttactttaagcaaataaacacTTGCAAATAAAGTGAGAGTATCCATAATTTTGAGGtgtttaatacataaataatttgattcttattttaatttatacagcaatgttggatttcaaaataaccGCCATTTCGAAATCCAACATTGCTTTATAGATAGATAGAgagattttctttatttcctcttttCAGGGATTTCATAcctattttacatttcaattaaaacaaatcgATATTCagtttataatttcaaaatcatattttcaaaGTAAAGAGTTCATATGTACAATTATTGATGGAAGTAGGTCAGCAATGTTTATCATCATTATTTCCCATCTATCATGATCAAGAGGAATATCCACCTGGCTTCCAAGTAGAGATTGACATTGCTTTTCCTCTGAAATGTGGTCGAATGTTACATATTCTGTGACTTCTAAGAAGTTTACAAGAAAGTCAATTATTTCATCGCGACTATAGAACAGTGCCGGTCACTGGATCAGAAAGTGCGTAGTAATATTGTTCAAATTCTTCCCACATAGTCTACATACTACAATGCTAGTTCGTACCGATACGAGAGTTTGATTAACTCGCCAATTTCCATGTGTGGTTAGGATAAACAATACTCAGTATCCAGAGTGGGTTAGGACCACAGACAGAGTGGATGCTGGCGTAGGTTTTGAGCACAATCGAGTTATCCATAGCCTCTGCCCATTTATTGAAGTAGAACTCTTCTACAATTCTCGTGGCAAAGTTTCGCGAGGAATTGCGAGTGGGACAATAACCATCGTATACAAAGTCAGACAGAACTGATGCTACATTAAGCCTGTGTGCGGTTGCAAATATATCTTGAATAAAGCTTTCCGCGAGAAGCATCTTGTTTCCCAATATGAAAGCATAAACACGGATATTGAAGAGAGTTTTCCACACATATTTACTGCTTGCAGCACAAAGTTTCGTCCAAAATAGCATCTTCCTTTTCTCAACCTCGCCAGCAATGTCAAGTAGTCCAATAGCGCGAGTTGTTACACGTGTAGGTGAAGTTTGTTCGAAGCCTTGGAATCTCCGGACATCATATCGTTGAACGACGCAAAGTTCCTGCTGAGAGTATTGCATAGGGTTAGCCCACAATTCTGATCCATACAACACACGCGATTGGACTATACTTTTGATAAGCTTGCAGCTTATCAACGGATTCATGCCGCCATCGTGTACACCAACGCTTATCAATGAATTCGGTGATTGTCTCCCATTCTGACAAGCTTTTTATGCTGTCGTCGCAATGCAAATTCTGAGTCAAAACTATAACGGCGTATTCCTTGGTTCTGACCCACGAAATAGGTTGTCCTCCGAGTGCACATTGAGCTCGTAGAACGCGCTTTGTGTGGCCCCTTTGAAACTGTATCAGAGAACTTTTCCCGGGGTTGTAACTAAGACGCCATTTTAGCGAGAAGCTATACACTAAGTCTAGGAGACACTGCAAGTTCCCAACGGAAAAGTCCATAAGTAAAGTGTCATCCGCTAGAAATATTGCTGGTACGTGTAGATTATGAACAGTGAGTCAGAACGAACACGAGTCAAGCTCTAGAATAATATCGTTGATCATGACTAGAAAAAAAGCATGCGGATAATGTCCTACCTTGACCCACGCCTTGCTCGACAGAATATGGACTTCCGGTTCTGCCTTCGTGCAGTACGCATGATGTAACACCCTTAAAGGAGTTCGCTATGATCCGCCATATCTTACCATTAAAGTCAAGATTATTTATCCAGACAATATTGAAGGCTTTCGCGGTATCTAAAAATGTTGCGTACTCTTTCCAGTTACGTTCAAGATGATGACCTACAGCTTCCCTTACCGTGAAGGCATCAACAATACTACCACAGTCTTCTCTAAACCCTTGCTGAAGGCGATGAGGAAAACTAATCTCGGAACAAACATTCGCTGTTCTTTGGTAGAGTACTTTTTCGAATAGTTTTTGTATGACCGGGGTAAGGGTTATGTCCCTGTTATTATTCGTATCCAATTTGTCCTTTTTTTCCACCTTTGAATAGTTGAACGTTTTTCGCGCATTGTTGAGTGAAAGCTTTTTAACTTGACCATATTTCCAATAGGGTGTTAGGAATGGTCAGAACCTTTTCCGAGGAAGAGTTTCGAGAGCGGCTTCGTGTATTCAGCTAGAAACGAGtttgaacttctcctcaagaGAAAGCACGTCACGCGTCCTATCATGAAGGGATTCTACGCGACAAAGTTTCTGCCGCAAACAGTTTCCGTAAACAGCCTTCTGCTTagtagaatatatttttttccaattgacGGACTGCATATTGTGTTCACATTTGATAGTCACACAAGGTACGTGGTACTTCAAGCGTATGGGGAGATGATCAGAAACGTTCAGGTAATGATCGTCGATAATAGCACAGTCACTCACACAATCAACTTTATTGTTCAAAACATGATCAATGAACGTCTCACGCCCGTCTTTGGATACATAAGTTGCGGGGCTGCCCTTAGCCCAAGCTTGGGAGTTCACCGAAACTAGGTTACGATCACTTTCTAATAGCAATTTGCAATGTCGTGGTTCTTTGATCCGAATGCTTTACTCATTTGCGCATTCAAATCGCCTAGCATAATAACATGTCCCTGCTCTCAGAAACGGTCGCACAAATCCAATATACATCTGAGGGTGTCTATATATATCGCAATATAAATATTAGTAGATGGTAACAAGGTTCAAATTACAAATATGTGTGACTTGTCAAGAAGTTGAACAGACCAACACACTATTCTATCGTTGCATTCGTCCACAATCGGCGACACACTGATATTGTTTCTCCATAACACAGCTATTCCACCGAAACCTCGACGACAAGGCCTCCTTTCAGGTTCCAAAGGAATACGATTATTGCATATTCCAAACGCTCGGAAACAATTGTCAATGGTATTCAAGAAATCAATCTGCTCTCGAAGGAGCCAGTGTTCAGTTATAACTGCTATGTCTGTTTCTTTTAACAACTTAGATAGCATTGGGGTTCCGTACATAATACCCCTTATATCCCAAGAGAGCAGAGCAATCATTATGAATGATAAACAGACCCGATATTTATGGACTACTTTCACTGCCATGATGGTTGGTTGTTAGCACGCGCATTGTTGTTGAAGCGGTCGCGGTGTTCCCACTAACGAACAAGAACGTTTTCTGGCCAAAATGAAGGTTTAATCACCCGGTCGAAGTCTTGCTCACGAACATTGAGCCTGGCCGTGTACGTTGGTTCTTTTCCTGCCCAGTACTTTATCACTTTCATATACGTTACCTTCACACTTTTGTTAGCGGAATACTAATGAaagtatataaattaaaaaaaaatggctgaTAATTTCGGAAACATTACGTAAAAACTTGATATAAACGTCTTctaatattatacatatgtggCGAAAATAGGCCTTACCGCTATGTCATGTGTAACACATGTGTGTCGTTATTGTTAACGTTAGGCAGACGCTTCATTGTCGGGGCAGTATACAGTGTAAGCTTTTCGGTGACTTTAATGTAGCGCACACCTCTAATACGTTTATTAAACCCGAGGAGTTCCGAGATAATTACGATGATTGCCGCTAGGGGCGCTGCTTTCTCTCGCAGTATAAAAGGGAGTGAGCTGGCGGATTGTTCACCTTTTGGTCCTGAACGTTGAGCTATTAACATCGACAAGGTAGTAGGTAGTGGCACTGAAAGATAGAAGTGGCTGAATAAGTCTTGCCTTGATCAGTGTCATACCGAGCGACAGGACCAGAAGTCGTATTGTATAGCTGTTGAGGTTAGAGCTTTGCAGTTCTTAGCTATACGTAGGGTGGTACACACATATCGACTACAGGTCGCGAGTTACTCGCATATCGACTACAGGTCGCGACCACTAGCTAGTTAGCCGTGAGTAGGGTCACGACATGGGTAGTTGTGAGTAGGGTCACGACATAGGTAGTCGTGAGTAGGGCTGGTAACATCTAGTGTTGGCGACACGCTCGTAGTCAAGAAAGATTATTAGAATCAGTAGATCAATAAGATAAGAAGGTGTCAGTAGGGATTCTGGAATGTCCATTTTACTCTATTATACAATGGAATAGGATTAAGTATGACATCAATCCAAATAATATAGAAACACAGAATGAGCTTGTGACGAAAATAAAGGAACTTAACCAAGGGATAAGGAACTTAAATTCCAGAAACAACTTGGAGTTACCAAAGTTATCTCTTGACATGATGAAGACTCTCAGAAGTAATAAAGCCTACACAAGAGCGAAGGTGTGTTACAACCAATTCACCGATGGAATCCACCCAGATCAAGCTATGTGCAAATACTGGACAAGGAAAACAGCTAATAAGGTTTGGGTCAAGTATTGCTAAAAACCAAATGAAAATGGCATCAGCAAAAAGGAAAAGATTTAATAGTGATAAAGAGTGTAAATGTCCGTCGTGTGATAAAGACATTAGAGAAAATGACATTTGTGTATTCTGCGAACTTTGTGAAGTATGCTTCTGCTTTAAATGTTCAAAGCTACCACAATCATTTGCAGAAAATCTGACCATTGACGGAGAAGAATCTGACCTTGTGTGGGTGTGTAGGGTATGTAAACGGAATTTCCCAAGAATGGCCCGTATAGATCAAGGCATTAAGGACATAAAAGAGAATACTGAAAAGAGGCTGAATGATGTAGAAAGTAGACTCAAACTAGTAGAAAAATCAGTCCCAGAAAAGGTTGAAAAATCAATTCGGAAAGTAAAAGGCGAAGTACTCACAGATATAAAGCAAGACATTGGCCAAATTGTAGATGAGAGACTAAAGGAAATGGAAGACCAAAAAAGGCGTGAGTTGAATCTTATGATATAGGTTTTGAGTGAGTCAAAAAAGGAAAATGGCAAACTAAGAATGGAAAATGACACTAGACTCCTACACATCATGATGGAAAAGTTAGGAATAGATGTCAAGCATGTGATCAAAATTGGAAACTACAACAAACAGGCAGATAGACCTAGACCTGTAAAGTTAGTGTTCAATGAAAAGGAGTCCAGGAGAAAGCTACTGCAAAGTGGCAGGAAAATCAAAGACCTAGACCATGACATCTTAAAGTCAATCTACATTGCACGTGACCTAACTCCAAAACAACGAGAGTCAAATAAAGAGCTGAGGATGGAGCTAAAGACAAGAAAAGAGGCAGGAGAAAGAGTTAGAATTAGAGGAGATAAAGTGGTGAAAGATGATTCTGAAATTAACCCTAAGAATACCCCTAAAAATCAAGATTCAGACAACGAAAACAACAAACTAAAGAAAACTCCAAAATCAAAAGTATGGACAAAGATTAACAATCAGGGAATTGGATCTCATGATCAAGTCCAAAATACTGGAGGGGAACACCTGCTGCGTAGAGCCTGTTCTACCACAGGTCTACCCTCAGAAGGTATTAGTGACTTATCAATTGATCCATTTGAAATGAGAACACTAATAGATTCACGAGAAAGATGTGACCAGGGAAATCTGTCCAGTATTGAAGGAAGTGATATTGATGTTGAAGAGGAACAGATGAACTATGAGGATTTAGATCCAACATTGATTTATAGTCAGCAAGGGAACGAGGTAGTAACATCACAGCAACCACCTGAGTAGGAGtccagttttatttttaactcaCAGACTGTAAAAGACACTGATGGAAATAGCGTTGAAACCATTATCAGTGTGATGTACAGTAATGTAGATTCTCTTCTTAACAAAAGACAGGAGTTGAAAACTGTTGTTGACCAAGAAAATCCGAGTATAATTGCCTTGACTGAAATATTACCGAAGAATAATCCAGGAAACTTAAATCCCTGTGAATTCAACATTGATGGTTATGACATGTTCACTGTCTCACTGGAAACCGGAAGAGGAGTTGTTATCTATATTAAATCAAACCTAAAAGGAGACATTGAGGAACACTTGATGCAATCAAATTTTAGTGAGGCTATTTGGTGTACTTTGTCATTATATAAAAGCCAAAAATTAGTAATTGGATGCATATACAGAAGTCCATCAAGCAGCACAGAAAATTCATTGGAACTAAATAAAGCAATTCAGACAGTGTGTGAAAAATAttacaacatcatcatcatggGTGACTTCAATTATAAAAACATTGATTGGTCAAGGGAGACTACTCCGGAAAACTTAGGATCATCAACTGATAAGTTTCTAGAATGTGTACAAGGTCATACCAGGCACAGACAGGGAAATGAACCATCAACTCTAGATCTAGTACTTTCCAAAGATGAGGATACAGTTAAAAACTTGAGGATTGATTCACCATTAGGAAAGAGTGATCATGTAACAATATTCTATAATATCGAGATTGTGATTGATAAAGATAACACCACCAAAAACAATTACTGTTTTTACAGAGGGAATAACGAATCAATGAGTTTGGAGATTTCAAACATAGATTGGGAAAACAACATGGATGAGCTGAATACTGTGGATGCGTGGGCCTACTTTGTCGACAAAATTAAATCAAGTATGGAAAGATATATACCAGTGACAAAAAGTAGACCTGGAAGGAGGCACAGGAAAGCTTGGATGAATGTTGAAACAATAAACACCCTCAAAAGAAAAAGGAAGACCTGGGAAATATACAAAAGGAACAAAACAAACGCAAACTGGGAAACATACAGATTAGCAAGAAATAGAGCAACATCATCTTTAAGGAGTGCATCAATTCAATACGAGTCCAAAATTGCTAAGGAATTCAAGACAGACTCTAAAAGTTTCTGGAAATTCATCAAATCTAGGACCAATACTAAAACTGGAGTGCCTGATCTAGAACTAGAAAATGGTGTTATAGAAACTGAGGATGAAGGTAAATCCAAGGAACTAAACAAATTTTTCGCAAGTGTGTTTACGAAAGAAGACCACAACATCATACCTACACCAACAACAGTTAATCTACAGTCAGAACTTCTGGAAATCCATGTTACAACAGAAGAAGTGTTTAAAAAGCTATCAAAATTAGATGGATCCAAATCCCCCGGACCAGATGGGTTACATCCTAAAGTCCTAAAGGAACTAAGCCAATGTATTAGTCTTGCccacaacacactgcatacatgggaggccgtccttacatgaccatagctgttaataggacgttaattaatcaaacaaaaaaacaaaaatcccCCTATCAATAATCTTTAATAAATCACTACAAGAAGGAGTTCTACCATCAGAATGGAAGGAGGCAAACATAACACcaatttttaaaaaaggaaataaaaggAAAGCGGAAAACTACAGACCAATTAGTTTAACCAGTATTGTTGTAAAATGTTTGGAATCTATTCTTAGAGACAATATGATGGGTCATCTAGATAGGAACAATATTATAGCGGACGAACAATTTGGCTTCATCAAAGGAAAATCTACAACACTTCAACTTCTGGAAGTCCATGATGAAATAACTAAAAAGCTGGACGAGGGTGGAAATTTAGATATGATATATTTGGACTTTAAAAAAGCGTTTGACACAGTGCCGCATAAACGTCTGATAAAAAAGCTAATAAATGTTGGAGTACGAGGGAAAATTGTGACATGGATATCAAAATTCTTAGAAGGGAGACGTCAAAGAGTTGTAGTCAACGGAATACATTCCGACTGGGTAGAAGTAGATAGTGGAGTTCCACAAGGTAGTGTTCTGGGACCTATCCTCTTCATCGTGTATATAAATGACCTGCCAAAAGCTATACTTGGAAAATCAAAGCTATTTGCGGATGATACGAAAATTTACGGATCATGTAACCGACTTGAAGATTccgaaaaaattcaaaatgatttggaCAAATTAAGTGAATGGTCAACACTATGGCAATTGAAGTTTAATTCATCTAAGTGTAAGACACTACATTTTGGACAAAGAAATCCCAACTTTGAGTATATCATGCGAGAGGAAGATGGATCCATACAACAAATTACTTGTGACAAATATGAGAAAGACCTTGGAGTTACTTTCGACACAGAACTTAAGTTTAGTCTACATGTGGCAAATTGTGCGAAAAAGGCGAATAGGCTAATTGGAATGATAAAGCGATCATTCACATTGTTGGACAAGGATATGTTTCTTCCACTCTATAAGTCTCTAATACGACCACAACTGGAATACTCAGTAACAGTTTGGAACCCAATTCTGAAAAAAGATATAATTGAGTTAGAAAACGTGCAAAGACGTGCAACAAAACAAGTGCATGGACTCCGTGAAACACCATATACGGAAAGACTAAAACTTTTGGGCCTACCAACTCTACAATACAGGAGACTACGATATGATATGATCCAAgtgtttagaattattaacgGTTTCGACAAAACGAGCCATTCTGCTAATGGATTACTCCCCCTGAACGAAGATAGGAGAACGAGAGGTCACAACAAAAAGCTTAAAAAACAGCAGTCAAGACTTCGGTGCAGGAGTAATTCCTTTGCTATAAGAGTAGTGAACTCGTGGAACAATCTATCGGACAAAGTGGTAAACTCGGAAAGTATTAATATATTCAAATCAAACTTAAACAACGAGTGGAAGAATCATCCTTTGAAATTCAAGCCAGATTGCTACAGTGAGATCTAACAGCTAGTCCAAAACTCGTGTATTTGTGTACATACGACTGAGCTGTTGTGCCAGGTGAAGAGAACTTTATTTCACCGGAAgtacattattttaatatatgtaaaatggAGTGTACATGACTTTTATCAAGTGTTTGTACAAAAGTTTTTAGGAAAATGGAAACAAGTGCCATTAATGTAAAGAacagactttatatatatattggatcGGAAGATCTAAACAAATTTAATGGAGGAAACGATCTTGATTACATCGGACATGCGCAACTCGATGAAATCGACATGACCGAAGTCAAAAGTAAAGGTGGTCTAGAAGCCAATGGCTTATCAATAGACCGAAGATCAGGTAAATCAGGTAAATCAGGTACATCTACATATATGTGGAACACGTGTAGAGAAGGGGTACCGGGTACGTTACATTGTAAGCCTTCACACGTACTGTACGCGTGTCAAATCAGACACGGATATACGTTTAagctcatatcaataaaaactggACAGTCACGGGTACCTTCTCATATGtgttcgttgttatttgtacctgaAATCTCTTCAATTCTCAGCGTGACGCGCacgggtattttacctgtacaggtatataggtcACGACAGGTGTTACCTCGTGTCGACCCCCTGTAGCTGGCCACgggcggagttcacctgtaattaacaccttcttgggagggagattaactttatacccaacttacctgtaccccgtacaaaaatgtacactgtgacagtacatttcacggacatatatgtactgtcgtatttcaaagttttgatgtgtGCAATATGCTTTCCTATATATTACGTTGGAATAAATTAGCttacacttatacattgtatgaataattaatttgtttaaactgtaaattgaagagatgcttgatgtgaaatgtgatcaaataactatTTTTCTTACACCAGTTACAACTGCACATGGcgaaacacgaattcaaatgttcaatctttattacagtagctGTGGCGTATGAACgtgcatttgtaaatgtacatgtacgaccCTAAAATCGATGCCTAGTCAATTGTAAGTAATGAGCTTTTATGAATGCACACCCTAGTAATATACAGCGTGTAATCATACAATTTTCCATGATAAGCGGAAGAGCCTTTCAACAATCTGAAAAAACCCTGAAACTTGCGATTGATGCGAGaaacactacatgtataagatgttaattattaccattgttgagttatgaaacatcgataatataaatcaaacacatagatggaaatttgatttacagcattttaaatgtgttcgtgtgaaaatgtttccatttaaagtacatgtaccagtatacgcctgatcgcttcactaaagttatgacattgtgacggtaatattatcaataaagtgttgttgtaacaatttgtttgttatttcttaaaatgtcggacaaatatgacacttagaataatacaattctctcttaatacatacggttgtacaagtaatttgtaaacgtacgtgtgaagtggaaacttcgtatcgagtacagtcgtgtttgacttcattgtgtgattatcagtaaagagatgttgtaacaatttattatttcttaaaatatcgggtaaatatgacactttagaataataccattctttcACCATACACACAGTtgcacatgtaattcattttgtaaacgtacattttgtacatggaAACTTTGCATCGAGTACTGTCGTCTTTGACTTCATCGTgtccatatatgatatacagaaactCTAATCCCGAACATACTCCAGTTTTTCTTGTACTTTCGTTTGTATTCCAAAACATCAAGATCCGTAATTCATTTACCGTCAAGCCGTgtccgtgattataacaatggtat
Encoded here:
- the LOC138310014 gene encoding uncharacterized protein, which codes for MYSNVDSLLNKRQELKTVVDQENPSIIALTEILPKNNPGNLNPCEFNIDGYDMFTVSLETGRGVVIYIKSNLKGDIEEHLMQSNFSEAIWCTLSLYKSQKLVIGCIYRSPSSSTENSLELNKAIQTVCEKYYNIIIMGDFNYKNIDWSRETTPENLGSSTDKFLECVQGHTRHRQGNEPSTLDLVLSKDEDTVKNLRIDSPLGKSDHVTIFYNIEIVIDKDNTTKNNYCFYRGNNESMSLEISNIDWENNMDELNTVDAWAYFVDKIKSSMERYIPVTKSRPGRRHRKAWMNVETINTLKRKRKTWEIYKRNKTNANWETYRLARNRATSSLRSASIQYESKIAKEFKTDSKSFWKFIKSRTNTKTGVPDLELENGVIETEDEGKSKELNKFFASVFTKEDHNIIPTPTTVNLQSELLEIHVTTEEVFKKLSKLDGSKSPGPDGLHPKVLKELSQCISLAHNTLHTWEAVLT